A single Candidatus Thalassolituus haligoni DNA region contains:
- a CDS encoding mercuric transporter MerT family protein: protein MSIIGGIGAAIGASLCCVGPLFLLVIGVNGAWIANLTVLEPYSPFFIVLVLSFFTFAGWQIFKPQALCDSGTACSFPKVRRRRKIIYIITLFIAFAMVSSPYWIPILV from the coding sequence ATGTCGATTATTGGTGGCATTGGCGCTGCAATTGGTGCAAGCCTATGTTGCGTAGGGCCGCTCTTCCTCTTGGTCATTGGCGTTAACGGTGCATGGATCGCCAATCTAACAGTGCTAGAGCCTTATAGCCCTTTTTTCATCGTGCTCGTACTATCATTTTTTACATTCGCGGGCTGGCAAATTTTTAAACCTCAAGCACTCTGTGACTCAGGTACTGCGTGCTCTTTTCCCAAAGTAAGACGCAGACGGAAAATAATTTACATAATCACACTTTTTATCGCATTCGCTATGGTGAGCAGCCCATACTGGATACCAATACTCGTTTAG
- a CDS encoding HupE/UreJ family protein — protein sequence MSTEDQARILNAGYFEYMHLGATHMLSGYDHLLFLFGVMFFLTRFRDILKFITAFTVGHSITLVFATLWGITANYYLIDAVIALTVCYKAFDNLDGFKKYFQMSSPNLTWMVFIFGLIHGFGLSTRLQQLPLGDHGLVLKILSFNVGVEVGQIIALCVMLIILLAWRKTASFQRFSKAANVALMLAGGLLLLMQLHGYQHTAYSDDFPLNQDDHHHTHENMQRESSPLANYPKKFDLNQSRFPEIVPEQQKEQQETEPEKHSHDGEHYHSH from the coding sequence ATGTCGACTGAAGATCAAGCCAGAATATTGAATGCAGGCTATTTTGAATATATGCACCTGGGTGCAACGCATATGCTATCTGGCTACGACCACTTGCTGTTTCTTTTCGGCGTGATGTTTTTCTTAACTCGCTTTCGCGATATTTTGAAATTTATTACCGCGTTTACTGTTGGCCATTCAATTACTTTGGTATTTGCAACACTGTGGGGAATCACCGCAAATTACTATTTAATTGATGCCGTTATTGCTTTAACCGTCTGTTACAAAGCTTTCGATAACTTGGACGGGTTTAAAAAATATTTCCAAATGTCATCACCCAATTTAACGTGGATGGTGTTTATATTTGGCTTAATCCATGGTTTTGGTTTATCGACACGCCTGCAACAACTCCCCTTGGGTGATCATGGCCTTGTGTTGAAAATCCTCTCATTCAATGTGGGTGTTGAAGTGGGACAAATCATTGCCTTGTGCGTGATGCTGATCATTTTGCTTGCGTGGCGAAAAACGGCGTCGTTTCAGCGATTCAGTAAGGCTGCCAATGTGGCATTAATGCTGGCGGGTGGCTTGCTGTTACTAATGCAATTACACGGTTATCAGCACACCGCTTATTCCGATGACTTTCCGCTGAATCAAGATGACCACCACCATACTCACGAAAATATGCAGCGAGAATCCTCACCTTTAGCAAACTACCCCAAGAAGTTTGACCTCAATCAGAGCAGGTTTCCAGAGATAGTGCCAGAACAGCAAAAAGAGCAGCAAGAAACTGAGCCTGAAAAGCATTCACATGATGGTGAACATTATCACTCCCATTAA
- a CDS encoding TolC family protein: MRLFIPFSTTKKPTTNRFFGCLLKLASFSGTAIYFALSAPLMAAETPRDELTLTQTVELSLQSHPTLASYQYRVKSANAQAQQAAIGEKPEINLTLEDALGTGEHTGLDNAQSTLSISWVLQGGLLDQRVKSAQSKANVLEIERDIQRYDVAAQTAHAFLTVLAYQERLVVAKNTQQHAVQILREIQKRVDAGRSPSADKFQAEVNLERRELEVEDIQHELKSAKKVLASQWGNSSVDFVGVNGALTLKEQVISYDALENGISKNPQVQYFLTQQRVVETEITLAREEVKNRWRFNTGVRRYEATEDYGLTFGVSLPLGKSTRNKHQISALSAEQARYVADARAKEIQLSTQLYVLYEELQHSYHLNYALTHKILPRLERALVETQKAYSLGKYSYREWYALQNEVFDTKMELIDVRLKAHNNLTEIERLTGLNLMGTSSVKEFENNGDIQ, from the coding sequence ATGCGATTGTTTATCCCCTTTAGCACAACCAAAAAACCGACTACCAATCGGTTTTTTGGTTGTTTACTTAAGCTTGCAAGCTTCTCCGGAACAGCAATTTATTTCGCACTATCGGCCCCCCTTATGGCAGCTGAAACTCCTCGTGACGAATTGACGCTCACACAAACTGTAGAGCTTAGTTTGCAAAGCCACCCAACGCTTGCGTCTTATCAATACCGCGTAAAGAGTGCAAATGCGCAGGCCCAACAAGCCGCTATTGGTGAAAAGCCGGAAATTAATCTGACGCTTGAAGATGCGCTCGGTACGGGCGAACACACGGGTCTCGACAACGCGCAATCAACGCTCAGTATCAGTTGGGTTTTACAGGGTGGACTGCTTGATCAGCGCGTCAAGTCTGCCCAATCCAAGGCTAACGTACTGGAAATTGAACGTGACATTCAACGTTACGATGTTGCAGCGCAAACGGCGCATGCGTTTTTAACAGTGCTGGCCTATCAGGAAAGATTAGTTGTGGCTAAAAACACACAGCAACACGCCGTTCAAATACTTAGAGAAATACAAAAACGGGTGGATGCCGGGCGCTCTCCGTCTGCTGATAAGTTTCAAGCTGAGGTTAATTTGGAGCGACGTGAACTTGAGGTGGAAGATATTCAGCACGAATTAAAATCGGCTAAAAAGGTATTGGCATCGCAGTGGGGAAATTCTAGCGTCGATTTTGTTGGAGTTAACGGAGCGCTAACGCTGAAAGAACAGGTGATTAGTTATGACGCGTTGGAAAACGGGATAAGCAAAAACCCTCAAGTTCAATATTTTTTAACGCAACAACGGGTTGTCGAGACTGAAATCACACTCGCCCGTGAAGAGGTAAAAAATCGCTGGCGATTCAATACCGGGGTCCGACGCTATGAGGCGACAGAAGATTACGGTCTAACATTTGGCGTATCCCTGCCACTGGGTAAATCCACCCGTAATAAACATCAAATTTCGGCACTTAGCGCCGAGCAGGCACGTTACGTGGCTGACGCTCGCGCTAAAGAGATTCAACTTTCTACCCAGCTTTACGTGTTGTACGAAGAACTCCAACACAGCTATCACCTCAACTATGCACTCACACACAAAATATTGCCCCGCCTAGAGCGAGCGCTTGTTGAAACACAAAAAGCTTATTCACTCGGCAAATACAGCTACAGAGAGTGGTATGCGCTACAAAACGAAGTCTTCGATACGAAAATGGAATTGATCGATGTACGCTTAAAAGCGCACAACAATTTGACGGAAATTGAGCGTTTAACGGGGCTGAATTTAATGGGAACTTCATCTGTAAAAGAATTTGAAAACAACGGGGATATCCAATGA
- the merR gene encoding Hg(II)-responsive transcriptional regulator: METVRFYERKGLIVQPEKPTQGYRHYPDETIAKIRFIKRAQELGFTLDEVISLLSIEERPCTQVQALAEHKLLTIQDKMNDLKRLEKALATLLNQCADNDDKSHCPIIDSLQP, from the coding sequence GTGGAAACAGTACGTTTTTATGAAAGGAAAGGGCTCATTGTGCAGCCCGAAAAACCGACACAAGGATATCGCCACTACCCAGATGAAACGATTGCAAAAATACGCTTTATAAAACGTGCACAGGAACTCGGCTTTACACTAGACGAAGTCATATCACTATTGAGCATAGAGGAACGCCCCTGCACTCAGGTTCAAGCGCTTGCAGAGCATAAATTACTAACGATTCAGGATAAAATGAATGACTTGAAACGTCTTGAGAAAGCGCTCGCCACGCTGCTGAACCAATGCGCTGATAATGACGACAAATCCCACTGCCCCATCATTGATTCCCTTCAACCCTAG
- the merP gene encoding mercury resistance system periplasmic binding protein MerP encodes MKNTIIRSIVAIAMFVAAIGAHAENIVVELHLPTMNCAMCPITIKKALEKVDGVLSADVSYKTKRAVIRFENRKTTVQELIQTTTDAGYPSTLAETISNEP; translated from the coding sequence ATGAAAAACACGATCATCCGCTCAATAGTTGCAATTGCAATGTTTGTTGCTGCAATTGGCGCGCACGCAGAAAATATTGTTGTAGAACTCCATCTACCAACAATGAATTGCGCTATGTGTCCTATCACCATAAAAAAAGCGCTTGAAAAAGTCGACGGTGTATTAAGTGCGGACGTAAGCTATAAAACCAAGCGGGCCGTTATACGATTCGAAAACCGAAAAACAACCGTTCAAGAGCTAATACAAACCACGACCGATGCAGGCTATCCATCAACACTGGCTGAGACTATTTCAAATGAACCGTAA
- a CDS encoding GDCCVxC domain-containing (seleno)protein has translation MNRNVVLESELTCPSCGYKKTEVMPTDACQWFYECQQCHSILKPQIGDCCVFCSYGTVPCPPIQSEGSCCS, from the coding sequence ATGAACCGTAATGTTGTACTGGAATCCGAATTGACTTGTCCCAGTTGCGGATACAAGAAAACAGAAGTCATGCCGACCGACGCCTGCCAATGGTTTTATGAATGCCAGCAGTGTCACTCCATCCTAAAACCCCAGATAGGCGATTGCTGTGTTTTCTGCTCGTACGGCACAGTGCCATGTCCACCGATTCAATCAGAGGGTAGTTGTTGTTCTTGA
- a CDS encoding DUF6488 family protein, giving the protein MKILSTVLMVLTLLTSQSLFAHSDHGPISESAAQSLALDVATNLTTRDAGLGFGQLPITWASVPAENIAITKKGKGYYIILVLNESEKKTLYVLISDVGEVYDANFTGEFEGVK; this is encoded by the coding sequence ATGAAAATTCTATCGACCGTTTTAATGGTACTGACACTACTTACATCTCAATCATTGTTCGCGCATAGCGACCATGGCCCCATTTCCGAATCTGCTGCACAGTCGCTAGCGCTTGATGTTGCCACTAATCTAACCACTCGTGACGCAGGGCTTGGTTTTGGCCAACTTCCAATTACCTGGGCTTCGGTACCAGCCGAGAACATAGCTATTACTAAAAAGGGTAAAGGTTATTACATTATATTGGTGCTGAATGAAAGTGAGAAAAAAACATTGTACGTTTTAATATCTGACGTCGGTGAAGTCTACGACGCGAACTTTACCGGTGAATTTGAAGGTGTTAAGTAG
- a CDS encoding efflux RND transporter permease subunit, with protein MLEYLIQFAIQRRALIMVAVLAISGLGIWNFTKLPIDAVPDITNVQVMINTEAPGFTPQEIEQRVTFPIETAMAGLPNLQYTRSVSRYGLSQVTIIFSDDTDIYFARQLVNERLSSARSNLPRLLEPELGPIATGLGEIFMFTVDAEPGALNKDGSLVTPTDLRSVHDWIIRPQLLRVPGVVEVNPIGGYKREILVAFEPEKLLAFELTQQDVIRAIQNNNQNRGVGFVEHNGAQWLLRVPGQKETLNDIGNIVIRSDQGVPLRIKDIANIEEGKELRSGAATQNGREVVMSTVFMLVGENSRTVAKAVAEKLDKIKQGLPEGVTATAVYDRTTLVDKTLKTVQTNLLEGALLVIVILFFLLGNVRAALLTAAVIPIAMLMTVTGMVHAGVSANLMSLGALDFGLLVDGAIIIVENCLRRLSHASSPGKTLDTKERFDIVFQATREVIRPALFGVFIITAVYLPIFALTGVEGKMFHPMALTVVIALACSIVLSITFVPACIALLFKKPVTEKDSAIIKVSRSVYEPLLNIALKARWAVVAIALVLVVGSAWVATRLGSEFVPNLDEGDIAMHALRIPGTSLSQAVDLQKTLEAKIKEMPEVERIFAKVGTADVATDAVPPSVADNFIILKPRHEWPDPNKTKAQVVDDLAALVEPIPGNRYEFLQPIQMRFNELLSGVRAELAIKIFGDDFEQLDKLGNDIQQAISSVEGIADVQMEKTTGLPIMTLQPKIDVLAQYGLAVSELQDQLAIALGGEVAGQFYQGDRRTDIVVRLPEARRTDMDRLKYLPIQLANDSAVPLQELASMELLEGFNQINRENGKRRVFVTANVRGRDLGSFVADIQTQIKDSVDIPAGYWVEYGGTYQKLQSASKRLTLVVPITLIMIVGLLFLALGSFRDALIIFTGVPLALTGGVLFLVMRDIPFSISAAVGFIALSGIAILNGLVMVSFIRELIHDGLSVEKAIVEGALTRLRPVLTTALVASLGFVPMALNTGIGSEVQRPLATVVIGGIISSTLLTLFVLPVLYRLVHRDKRQLNYA; from the coding sequence ATGCTTGAATATTTGATTCAATTTGCTATCCAGCGTCGGGCCTTAATTATGGTGGCGGTGCTGGCCATCAGTGGTTTAGGTATTTGGAATTTCACCAAATTACCGATTGATGCTGTTCCCGATATCACCAACGTACAGGTGATGATCAACACTGAGGCTCCAGGCTTCACACCACAAGAGATTGAGCAGCGGGTGACGTTTCCCATTGAAACCGCTATGGCGGGTTTGCCCAACCTGCAATACACACGCTCGGTTTCCCGCTATGGGCTTTCGCAAGTCACCATTATCTTTAGTGATGACACCGACATTTACTTTGCCCGTCAGTTGGTGAATGAGCGCCTATCCAGTGCACGATCCAATCTTCCTCGCTTGCTCGAGCCTGAATTGGGTCCTATCGCCACAGGCTTGGGTGAAATCTTTATGTTTACGGTGGACGCCGAACCCGGCGCACTCAATAAAGATGGCTCACTGGTAACGCCCACTGATTTACGTTCAGTGCACGACTGGATTATTCGACCGCAACTGCTTCGAGTACCCGGTGTGGTCGAAGTGAATCCTATTGGCGGTTACAAGCGGGAAATATTAGTGGCGTTTGAACCTGAAAAGCTACTGGCGTTCGAACTCACCCAACAAGATGTGATTCGGGCGATTCAAAATAACAATCAAAATCGCGGTGTTGGCTTTGTTGAACACAACGGGGCGCAATGGTTATTACGTGTCCCCGGACAAAAAGAAACGCTCAACGACATCGGGAATATTGTGATTCGCAGCGATCAAGGTGTGCCGCTACGCATTAAAGATATTGCCAATATTGAAGAGGGTAAAGAATTACGCAGCGGCGCGGCCACCCAAAACGGTCGCGAAGTGGTGATGAGCACCGTATTTATGTTGGTCGGGGAAAACAGTCGCACCGTGGCCAAAGCAGTGGCAGAAAAACTGGATAAAATCAAACAAGGCTTGCCAGAAGGCGTTACGGCAACGGCCGTTTACGATCGAACCACTCTAGTCGATAAAACCTTAAAAACGGTGCAAACGAATTTACTCGAAGGCGCTTTACTTGTCATTGTCATCTTGTTCTTTTTATTGGGCAATGTACGCGCGGCGCTGTTGACCGCCGCAGTTATTCCGATCGCTATGTTAATGACGGTGACAGGCATGGTGCATGCCGGTGTCAGTGCCAATTTAATGAGTCTGGGCGCGCTGGATTTTGGTTTGCTTGTGGATGGAGCCATTATCATTGTTGAAAATTGTTTACGACGCCTCAGTCATGCGTCTTCTCCCGGTAAAACCTTGGACACCAAAGAACGCTTTGACATTGTTTTTCAGGCAACACGTGAAGTGATTCGTCCTGCGTTATTCGGGGTGTTTATTATCACGGCCGTTTACTTGCCCATTTTTGCGCTGACCGGCGTGGAAGGAAAAATGTTCCACCCCATGGCGTTAACCGTAGTAATCGCCTTAGCCTGCTCCATTGTGTTGTCGATTACTTTTGTTCCAGCGTGTATCGCGTTGTTGTTCAAAAAACCTGTGACAGAAAAAGACAGTGCGATTATTAAAGTATCGCGTTCTGTTTACGAACCGCTATTGAACATCGCATTGAAAGCGCGCTGGGCGGTAGTGGCGATCGCGCTTGTATTGGTAGTGGGTTCCGCTTGGGTGGCTACGCGCTTGGGCAGTGAGTTTGTACCAAATTTAGATGAAGGCGATATTGCGATGCACGCGCTGCGCATTCCTGGAACCTCGTTGAGTCAGGCCGTAGACTTGCAAAAAACGCTTGAAGCAAAAATAAAAGAAATGCCAGAAGTTGAACGCATCTTCGCCAAGGTAGGTACGGCCGATGTAGCAACAGACGCTGTTCCCCCTAGCGTGGCCGATAACTTCATTATTTTAAAACCTCGCCATGAATGGCCAGATCCAAATAAAACCAAAGCTCAAGTTGTGGACGATTTAGCCGCATTGGTTGAACCCATTCCCGGTAATCGCTACGAGTTTTTACAGCCCATTCAGATGCGATTTAATGAGTTACTTTCTGGCGTTCGTGCAGAATTGGCTATTAAAATATTCGGTGATGATTTTGAGCAATTGGACAAACTGGGTAATGACATTCAGCAAGCGATTTCCAGTGTGGAAGGTATTGCCGATGTGCAAATGGAGAAGACCACGGGCTTACCGATTATGACCTTGCAGCCCAAAATCGATGTGCTAGCGCAATACGGTTTGGCGGTGAGCGAGTTGCAGGATCAGCTGGCTATTGCATTGGGTGGTGAAGTCGCTGGCCAATTTTATCAAGGCGACCGGCGCACGGATATTGTGGTGCGTTTACCGGAAGCACGTCGAACGGATATGGATCGTTTAAAGTACCTACCTATTCAGCTCGCGAACGACAGCGCTGTTCCCTTGCAAGAATTAGCATCAATGGAGCTGTTGGAAGGCTTTAATCAAATCAACCGCGAAAACGGCAAACGCCGTGTCTTTGTTACCGCTAATGTACGCGGACGTGATTTGGGATCTTTTGTTGCGGATATTCAAACCCAAATTAAAGACTCCGTAGACATTCCTGCGGGCTATTGGGTGGAATACGGCGGCACTTATCAAAAGTTACAATCCGCTTCAAAACGCTTAACGCTGGTAGTACCAATCACGCTAATCATGATTGTGGGCTTGCTGTTTCTTGCGCTCGGTTCGTTTAGAGACGCCCTTATTATTTTTACCGGTGTGCCACTTGCACTTACCGGCGGTGTTCTGTTTTTGGTGATGCGCGATATCCCGTTTTCCATTTCCGCAGCGGTTGGTTTTATCGCCCTGTCGGGCATCGCTATTTTAAATGGCTTGGTGATGGTGTCGTTTATTCGTGAATTAATTCACGACGGTTTAAGTGTTGAAAAAGCCATTGTTGAAGGTGCGTTGACACGGTTACGCCCAGTATTAACAACGGCACTGGTTGCGTCCTTAGGTTTTGTACCCATGGCCTTAAATACTGGTATAGGTTCAGAAGTGCAGCGTCCACTTGCCACGGTGGTCATTGGCGGGATTATTTCATCAACATTATTAACACTATTTGTATTACCGGTGCTTTATCGCTTGGTACATCGAGATAAGCGACAACTTAATTACGCTTAG
- a CDS encoding ion channel, producing the protein MAIVVVILIILLSVSMHYYVLNRLNAVIDKKKSTQQWMVLLTVVSILIVHFIEILAFSLVYWLFDIHFGVETLEEAVYLSFLSYTTLGFSDFELSDYYRLVLGAEALCGLLLIAWSASFTFIAMHRLWECDQCER; encoded by the coding sequence ATGGCAATTGTAGTCGTTATTTTAATAATATTGCTTAGCGTTAGTATGCATTATTATGTGTTGAATCGGTTGAACGCAGTGATCGATAAGAAAAAAAGCACGCAGCAATGGATGGTCTTGCTGACGGTTGTCTCTATCTTAATAGTGCACTTTATCGAAATATTGGCATTCTCCTTGGTCTATTGGCTATTTGATATCCACTTTGGAGTTGAAACACTGGAGGAGGCTGTATACCTCTCATTTCTATCGTATACCACGCTTGGTTTTTCAGATTTTGAGCTAAGTGACTATTATCGATTAGTTTTAGGTGCCGAAGCATTGTGCGGACTATTACTTATTGCATGGTCGGCTTCATTTACCTTTATTGCCATGCACCGATTATGGGAGTGTGATCAATGTGAGCGTTGA
- a CDS encoding efflux RND transporter periplasmic adaptor subunit has product MINSLLRPFMYLRSFMITLIALAFLGYTSFSLAAETEAKEAEPQKGEHRGRLLKDGDFVLELAIFETGVPPEFRVWIMNDGQPVKPEDVSLVVTLTRLGNVVDTINFKPQADFLRGDMEIYEPHSFVVTIKANHQGTAHQWQYDNFEGRTRIEPAVAEAMEIQTDIAGEATLVETIESFGKLVPQPDAERNISARFEGEITTVHARLGQTVKAGDKLITINSNESLKSFTISSPINGVVTSKAANPGEQSGGRILMSIVDTSKLTAELSVFSVDRKRVAVGAEVTLHVNGQETALTARVNAIDAQLKANQASTVRVEIDNKNSTLSAGQFITGDIEVARFSVPLAVKRVGLQAFRDFTVVYAKVGDEYEVRMLELGREAGEWVEVLGGLNPGTEYVTENSFIIKADIEKSGASHDH; this is encoded by the coding sequence ATGATTAACTCTCTTCTACGCCCTTTTATGTATCTACGCTCCTTTATGATTACGCTTATTGCTTTAGCTTTTCTTGGGTATACCTCTTTCAGTCTGGCCGCCGAAACAGAAGCTAAAGAAGCGGAGCCTCAAAAAGGTGAGCATCGCGGACGTCTATTGAAAGATGGAGATTTTGTACTGGAGCTCGCTATTTTTGAAACGGGTGTACCGCCGGAATTTCGTGTGTGGATTATGAATGATGGACAGCCCGTCAAGCCGGAGGATGTTTCGCTTGTGGTAACGCTCACTCGCTTAGGTAATGTAGTTGATACGATCAACTTCAAACCACAAGCCGATTTTTTACGCGGCGATATGGAGATTTATGAACCGCACTCGTTTGTAGTCACAATTAAAGCAAACCACCAGGGCACTGCGCATCAATGGCAATACGATAACTTTGAAGGTCGAACACGTATCGAACCCGCAGTGGCGGAGGCGATGGAGATACAAACCGACATAGCCGGTGAAGCCACGCTGGTTGAAACCATCGAATCGTTCGGCAAGTTGGTCCCACAACCTGACGCCGAGCGCAACATTAGCGCGCGCTTTGAGGGTGAAATAACAACAGTACATGCGCGCTTAGGACAAACGGTAAAGGCTGGAGATAAGCTCATTACCATCAACAGCAATGAGAGCTTAAAAAGTTTCACCATTAGCTCACCGATTAATGGCGTCGTCACTAGCAAAGCTGCTAATCCTGGTGAGCAAAGTGGCGGCCGAATCTTGATGTCGATTGTTGACACCTCAAAACTTACGGCAGAGCTATCGGTATTCTCAGTTGATCGAAAACGCGTTGCTGTGGGCGCCGAAGTCACCCTGCATGTGAATGGGCAAGAGACTGCATTGACCGCGCGTGTGAACGCAATTGATGCGCAGCTAAAGGCAAATCAAGCCAGTACCGTACGTGTAGAAATCGACAATAAAAATAGTACGCTATCAGCGGGTCAATTTATTACTGGTGACATTGAAGTCGCGCGCTTTAGCGTACCACTTGCCGTGAAACGGGTTGGCTTACAGGCCTTCAGAGACTTTACCGTGGTGTATGCAAAAGTGGGCGACGAATATGAGGTGCGGATGTTGGAGCTTGGGCGTGAAGCCGGAGAATGGGTGGAGGTATTGGGGGGACTAAATCCCGGTACCGAATACGTGACAGAAAACAGTTTTATTATCAAAGCCGATATTGAAAAGTCCGGCGCTTCTCACGACCACTAA
- a CDS encoding metal/formaldehyde-sensitive transcriptional repressor — MSHTVKQREKLLARVRRIKGQAEGLEKLLAKDGECSKVLQQIAAVRGAVNGLMGEVLENHIREHLGVHDITPEERDADVEQVVSVLRSYLK; from the coding sequence ATGTCTCACACCGTCAAACAACGTGAAAAACTACTTGCTCGCGTTCGCCGAATCAAAGGGCAGGCCGAAGGGCTGGAAAAGCTACTTGCGAAAGACGGCGAGTGCAGTAAGGTGTTACAGCAAATTGCCGCTGTTCGAGGTGCCGTCAATGGATTAATGGGTGAAGTATTGGAAAACCACATTCGAGAGCATTTAGGTGTCCATGATATTACGCCTGAGGAACGTGATGCCGATGTTGAACAAGTTGTGAGTGTTTTACGCTCTTATCTGAAATAA
- the dmeF gene encoding CDF family Co(II)/Ni(II) efflux transporter DmeF: MQVEANHRIHDHVFDEGNPLAERNTRWAVVLTVIMMVAEITSGWMFNSMALLADGWHMSSHALALGLSVAAYAAARRFAQHPRFAFGTWKIEVLGGYTSAIFLVGIAGLMLFQSVARLLAPTPIQYDQAILVAVLGLLVNLVCAWLLKDGHHHHHGDDGHHDHDHHHHDLNLRAAYLHVITDALTSLLAIVALFGGKLWGANWLDPVMGIVGAILVTIWAVGLIKNTANVLLDAEMDKPFAQQLKEKVHKMPFDMQVTDFHLWRVGKTHYACILSVATDSATEPDQIKRLLKNQTELAHITVEVNTQAKTQ, from the coding sequence ATGCAAGTTGAAGCCAACCACCGTATCCACGATCATGTTTTTGACGAGGGTAATCCACTTGCCGAGCGCAATACCCGCTGGGCGGTGGTTCTGACTGTCATCATGATGGTGGCCGAAATCACCAGTGGATGGATGTTTAACTCCATGGCTTTGCTGGCCGATGGTTGGCACATGAGTTCACATGCATTGGCCCTGGGGCTATCTGTTGCGGCCTACGCCGCAGCACGACGGTTTGCGCAACACCCACGATTTGCTTTTGGCACCTGGAAAATCGAGGTGCTCGGCGGGTACACCAGCGCTATTTTTCTGGTGGGTATTGCCGGGCTAATGTTGTTTCAGTCGGTGGCACGACTCTTAGCTCCAACACCCATTCAATACGATCAAGCTATTCTTGTGGCCGTGCTAGGCCTACTAGTCAACCTTGTATGCGCCTGGCTATTGAAAGACGGCCATCATCACCATCACGGCGATGATGGTCATCATGATCACGATCATCACCACCACGATCTAAATCTGCGTGCGGCGTATTTGCACGTGATCACAGATGCTTTAACCTCGCTCTTGGCCATCGTAGCACTATTCGGCGGTAAGCTTTGGGGGGCGAATTGGCTCGATCCTGTGATGGGGATTGTAGGAGCCATCCTGGTAACGATTTGGGCTGTTGGCTTAATTAAAAACACAGCCAATGTATTACTCGACGCTGAAATGGATAAACCCTTTGCACAACAACTTAAAGAAAAGGTACACAAAATGCCCTTCGACATGCAAGTTACCGATTTTCATTTATGGCGTGTTGGGAAAACACATTATGCTTGCATACTTTCAGTTGCGACTGATTCGGCTACGGAGCCAGATCAAATTAAACGTTTACTAAAAAATCAAACAGAGTTGGCGCACATCACAGTGGAAGTCAACACACAGGCAAAAACACAATAA